A single window of Nocardia higoensis DNA harbors:
- a CDS encoding helix-turn-helix transcriptional regulator produces MMSTPEEREPARPTTRARRTVSDLPRTPALSAREIEILLAWIARDSKAEVCRDLHIALGTLNTHLTRIRGKYDRVGRSAPTKAALMARALQDGYLEIDDL; encoded by the coding sequence ATGATGTCGACCCCCGAGGAACGCGAGCCCGCGCGGCCGACGACACGCGCGCGACGAACGGTGTCCGACCTGCCTCGAACGCCCGCGCTGAGCGCGCGTGAGATCGAGATTCTGCTGGCCTGGATCGCACGCGATTCCAAGGCCGAAGTCTGCCGTGATCTGCACATCGCCCTGGGAACCCTGAATACGCACCTGACCAGGATCAGGGGCAAGTACGACCGCGTCGGGCGATCGGCGCCCACCAAGGCGGCATTGATGGCCCGCGCGCTCCAGGACGGTTATCTCGAAATCGACGATCTCTGA